The following are from one region of the Sardina pilchardus chromosome 4, fSarPil1.1, whole genome shotgun sequence genome:
- the tbx15 gene encoding T-box transcription factor TBX15, whose protein sequence is MSDRRRSAAALSSRAHAFSVEALIGTNKKRKLRGWEEKELELSMESLATNGQLGDGDDPAHCLDIDPDSEASPGSDGEGLAERTSCSFGSPADLAPAGCDPSPSASMEEIQMELQCADLWKRFHDIGTEMIITKAGRRMFPAMRVKIVGLDPHQQYYIAMDIVPVDNKRYRYVYHSSKWMVAGNADSPVPPRVYIHPDSLASGDTWMRQVVSFDKLKLTNNELDDQGHIILHSMHKYQPRVHVIRKDFSSDLSPTKPVPSGDGVKTFSFPETVFTTVTAYQNQQITRLKIDRNPFAKGFRDSGRNRTGLEAIMETYAFWRPPVRTLTFEDFTNMQKQQGGSTGTSPTTSSTGTPSPSGAAHLLSPSCSPPTFHLAPNTFNVGCRESQLCNLGLSEYPACARSNMAALQGYGGLAGDGSYGRQLTAGGGVASGQASDSFLPQRTSSLIAAGMQGGAGGGGGGGGVGGGGGGGGGSKMDAYGGQLASFPASQLQYVMQAGAGSGSGSSSSPGSSPSSAHMFAAAGGHHHVQQGSYNAFSLHNPYNLYGYNFPTSPRLAASPEKPQGGLLCSSSGAAGAFAERQYLPGGGMEGMHMIGNPAGGQQGGATCDGRQYGSSSQMSMHMV, encoded by the exons ATGAGTGACAGGAGACGATCTGCCGCCGCGCTGAGCTCGAGAGCGCACGCCTTCTCGGTGGAAGCCCTGATCGGGACGAACAAGAAGCGGAAGCTCCGGGGCTGGGAGGAGAAGGAGCTCGAGCTCTCCATGGAGAGCCTCGCCACGAACGGACAATTAGGAGACGGTGACGATCCTGCGCATTGTCTGGATATCGACCCGG ATTCGGAGGCCAGTCCCGGCTCAGACGGCGAGGGTTTGGCCGAGCGGACGTCCTGCTCTTTCGGATCCCCTGCCGACTTAGCCCCCGCCGGTTGCGACCCTTCGCCCTCTGCGTCCATGGAGGAGATCCAGATGGAGCTGCAGTGCGCTGACCTCTGGAAGCGCTTCCACGATATCGGCACGGAAATGATCATCACCAAAGCAGGAAG GAGGATGTTCCCCGCTATGAGAGTGAAGATCGTGGGTCTAGATCCCCATCAGCAATACTATATCGCCATGGACATCGTGCCTGTGGACAACAAGAGATACAG GTATGTGTACCATAGCTCCAAGTGGATGGTGGCGGGCAACGCCGACTCCCCTGTGCCCCCCAGGGTCTACATCCACCCGGACTCGCTGGCCTCTGGAGACACCTGGATGAGGCAGGTGGTCAGCTTCGACAAGCTCAAGCTCACCAACAACGAACTGGACGACCAGGGACAT ATCATCCTCCACTCCATGCACAAGTACCAGCCGCGTGTGCACGTGATCCGGAAGGACTTCAGCAGTGACCTCTCCCCCACCAAGCCTGTCCCCAGCGGCGACGGAGTCAAGACCTTCAGCTTCCCCGAGACCGTCTTCACCACCGTAACAGCCTACCAGAATCAACAG ATCACTCGACTGAAGATCGACCGTAATCCGTTTGCAAAGGGATTCCGCGACTCAGGAAGAAACAG aacTGGTTTGGAGGCCATCATGGAGACCTATGCATTCTGGAGACCGCCCGTGAGGACTCTAACGTTTGAGGACTTCACTAACATGCAAAAACAGCAAG ggggcAGCACAGGGACCTCTCCCACCACCTCCAGCACGGGCACCCCGTCCCCGTCGGGCGCGGCCCACCTGCTCTCCCCGTCCTGCTCCCCACCCACCTTCCACCTGGCGCCCAACACCTTCAACGTGGGCTGCCGCGAGAGCCAGCTCTGCAACCTGGGCCTGTCCGAGTACCCGGCGTGCGCCCGCAGCAACATGGCCGCCCTGCAGGGCTACGGGGGCCTGGCCGGCGACGGCTCCTACGGCCGGCAGCTGACGGCGGGGGGCGGCGTGGCGTCCGGCCAGGCCTCCGACTCCTTCCTGCCCCAGAGGACTTCCTCCCTAATCGCCGCGGGCATGCAGGGTGGAGccgggggcggaggaggaggcggcggcgtaggaggaggaggaggcggcggcggcggatcCAAGATGGACGCCTACGGAGGCCAGCTGGCGTCGTTCCCGGCCTCGCAGCTGCAGTACGTCATGCAGGCGGGCGCGGGCTCCGGCTCCGGCTCGTCCTCCTCGCCCGGCTCCTCCCCGTCCTCGGCCCACATGTTCGCCGCCGCCGGCGGCCACCACCACGTGCAGCAGGGCTCCTACAACGCCTTCTCCCTGCACAACCCCTACAACCTGTACGGATACAACTTCCCCACCTCGCCGCGCCTGGCCGCCAGCCCCGAGAAGCCGCAGGGCGGCCTGCTCTGCTCCTCGTCCGGCGCCGCCGGGGCCTTCGCCGAGCGCCAGTACCTGCCCGGCGGCGGCATGGAGGGCATGCACATGATCGGCAATCCCGCCGGCGGCCAGCAGGGCGGCGCCACCTGCGACGGCCGCCAGTACGGCTCCTCCTCCCAGATGTCCATGCACATGGTGTAA